ATGATGCTCTCGCGGATTTGACCATTCCGGCCGATGGAGATTACCTGATTCGAGTTTGCGAATTCACCTATACCTTCAGTGCGAACGTACCGGCTATCTCCTATTTCTACCGCCTCACCGTTAGCACGAATCCCTGGATTGATGCCGTGCATCCTCCCATGGTGCAACCGGGTAAGCCGACGCAAGTGACCGTTTATGGCCGCAATCTGCCCGGCGGGAAGAAAAGTTCCGCTTATAAGATTCAAGGCAAGGAAATCGAAGAATTGACGGTCACGATCACACCGCCGGGCGAGGCATCCAAGCTGAATGTGGGCTTCCGCATCGATCCGCGCAGTGCGGAATTGGATGCGTTCGCTTATTCGATTCCCAGCCCGACCGGTTCTTCCAATGTGGTGCCGATTTTCTTTGCTCGCGATCCGGTGGTCCTGGAAAAAGAGCCGAACGACACACCGGAGAGTGCCCAGGAAATCCCGATTAACAGCGAACTGGCCGGGCGGATTGAAAAACGGAATGATACCGACTGGTACACCTTCACGGCCAAGAAGGGGCAATCGCTCTGGATTGAACTTTATGCGGATCGGTTGAATTGCACCAGCACCGGGGTTTCAACTCTGATGTATTTCAGTTTGAAAAAGGCCGATCCCAAATCGGGCAACATCACCGAACAGGAAGACAGCAACGACACTTTGTCGCCAAATCACTTCTTCACCCGCAACGGCGACCCACCGGCTTTCAAATTCATCCCCCCCGAGGATGGCAAATATCTGATTCAGGTCGGCAGCCGGGAATCGAGCACGCTCTATGGCCCCAAAGCCCAATATCGACTTTGCATCTCCGACGAAAAGCCCGACTTCCGAGTCGTGGCCATCACTCCCTATACCCAAAACGCTCTGCCCAGCAGCATCAATCTGGAAAAAGGAGCTCCCGCTTCTCTCGATATCTACGTCTTCCGGAAACAGGGTTTCCATGATCCGATCCTGCTCACGGCGGAAGGTCTGCCGCCGGGCGTGGAGTGTCCGCCGCAGATTATTGGAACCAACCAGATTTACGGTGCCCTGGTGCTGACCGCCAAGCCCGATGCCGCGGAGTACAACGGCCCGATTCGGATTGTGGCCTCGGCTAATGTGCAAGGTGTGATGTTGAAACGGGAGGTCCGGCCGGCCAGCATCACTTGGCCCGGCCCGCAGAATAATCCCAACTTCCCATTGATTGGTCGGCTCGATCAGGAATGCTGCATCGCCGTCCGCGACAAGCCTTTGTTTCAGATCAAGATCGACCCGAACAAGATCTTCATCAAGAAAGAGGAAAAACTCCCGTTGCCGCTGGTGGTCAAACCGGGCGATAAATTGACCGTGCCGCTGGAAGTGGTTCGGAACGCTCCGGAGGCCAAGGTCGCCATCACCACGGCCCTCGTGACAAGTCAGCGAAACAATCAAGGTCTGCCCGGCAATCAACCGCCGTTGCTCTTCAACAACGGCCAGCCAATGCCCACCATCGCGGCCGATAAGAACGATACCACTTTCGGTCTGGAAGTGCGAGCTACCGCACAACCGGGCGTCTACCCGGTTGTCGTCAAGGCGTTCGGCCAGATTCCTTACGATAAAAATCCCGATGGCAAGAACAAAAAACCGGCGATCTTCACCGCCGTCAGCACACCGTTCACGGTGAAGGTCCTTCCCGCGACTCTCGGCAAATTCATCGCGAAGGCTCCGGCCAACGCCAAGCCGGGCGATACCGTCGATGTGGCCGTGAAGGTCACTCGCGAGAACGATTATACCGGGGAATACAAACTGAAATTGACTCTACCGGTCGATCTGAAAGGCGCGGAGGTCAAGGAAGTGGTTCTCCCCGCCGGAAAAGACGAAGTGATGGTACCGATCAAAC
The genomic region above belongs to Telmatocola sphagniphila and contains:
- a CDS encoding pre-peptidase C-terminal domain-containing protein, with product MHRFSRSWLAAAALFVPMLAWAQPQGAEVPRPRLDIVNPFGAKLGTSLEVQISGADLEETTELRFNHPGIKAELIELPEPKANPKEPKKTKLGKASRASGKFKITVDATVKPGIYEVRSINRFGISNPRVFIVSDLKEVAEKEPNNDVPQAQKIELNTIVNGSFSSPTDVDYYQITAKKGQRILASCATGTIDSSARPLVEIYSKAGRLLTANRNYSGDDALADLTIPADGDYLIRVCEFTYTFSANVPAISYFYRLTVSTNPWIDAVHPPMVQPGKPTQVTVYGRNLPGGKKSSAYKIQGKEIEELTVTITPPGEASKLNVGFRIDPRSAELDAFAYSIPSPTGSSNVVPIFFARDPVVLEKEPNDTPESAQEIPINSELAGRIEKRNDTDWYTFTAKKGQSLWIELYADRLNCTSTGVSTLMYFSLKKADPKSGNITEQEDSNDTLSPNHFFTRNGDPPAFKFIPPEDGKYLIQVGSRESSTLYGPKAQYRLCISDEKPDFRVVAITPYTQNALPSSINLEKGAPASLDIYVFRKQGFHDPILLTAEGLPPGVECPPQIIGTNQIYGALVLTAKPDAAEYNGPIRIVASANVQGVMLKREVRPASITWPGPQNNPNFPLIGRLDQECCIAVRDKPLFQIKIDPNKIFIKKEEKLPLPLVVKPGDKLTVPLEVVRNAPEAKVAITTALVTSQRNNQGLPGNQPPLLFNNGQPMPTIAADKNDTTFGLEVRATAQPGVYPVVVKAFGQIPYDKNPDGKNKKPAIFTAVSTPFTVKVLPATLGKFIAKAPANAKPGDTVDVAVKVTRENDYTGEYKLKLTLPVDLKGAEVKEVVLPAGKDEVMVPIKLAKEVTPKNYQGIVLSAVGKYESQFDVKSEIKFDMAIVKGK